ATGCTTAAACTACTTGATAATCATGAGCATGTGATTATTATTGCACACCCATATAAGGAAACTGCCGCATTTCTTGCAACCAAGTTAGCAGAACTTGAAAGTACTGATGCCAAACTGGTTCCGGTGTCTCAACTGATTGAACAAAAATACGTACGACTTGCAGAAATTGCAGAGCAACCTGCTATTTCCGGACAATTACGACTCCAAGAATAAAGGCTAACAATGATTATCATCAGACCGTTTCAAAGCGGCGAAGAAGCCGCGCTACACAAGCTTATGTTTGACACAATACGCTCGGTAAATATACAGCATTACTCCGATAAGCAAGTTAATGCATGGGCACATAGCGATATTGCCGAGAAAGGCTGGCAAGACCGATTAAGGAGCAATCAACCCCTTGTCGCCGTGCTAAATGGTAAAATTGTTGGCTTTGCCGATATCCAAGCCGACGGTCTTATTGATCACTTTTTTTGCCATGCCGAACATCAAGGCCAAGGCATAGGTAAAGCACTTATGCTCGCACTTTTAGAACACAGCAAAACAACCAACACAACGCGCTTATTTTCCCATGTTAGCAAAACGGCTAAACCTTTCTTTGAACATTTTGGTTTCCGAGTGATAAAGGAGCAACAAGTGAGCGTTCGTGGCGAAGTGTTAACCAATTACCTAATGGAAAAGGATATGCCCGCCTGCTAGCAAGCATACGGGCTACCTTCCCTAGTCAATGGGCGCAAACTGCGTTGGTAAAGCACTAAATTGCAAAGATGGATTTAGCTTCATCCACTTTTTCTTATTAGGGATTTGGATCTTAAACTCATCATCGGTTACAAACTTGTGGGTTTTACCTGTTGCATCCACAAACTGAATTGATGCAGGTTCGGTAAATGTAAACTCTAGTTCATCAAAGCTTGGAGCAAACCAAGACAAGCTACCAGCCATCAACTCAACAAAAGCGTCCATGTCTTCTAAAAGGATGAATAAATCGCGATACATAACCTGCTGCTTAGTCAACGGCGCTATATCCGTATTGACCATAATCGCAACGGCGTCTTTTTCTTGATTGATTACTAAGTTGACTTTATCTGCGCGTGACTGCGATAAAATAGGTAAATCAATATTGCCGTCTTTATCTATGATACCGTTGGCAATGATCTTGCCATCTTGCTCCAACCAAAGTTTAACATCCTCTAACGCGATATCAGGCTGCTTCACTTCCACTGTAAATTTAGACAAGATATATTGCGACTGCGCTTTGTTGACAATTAAATCTAGAATTTGATTAATTTCTCCATATTCAACACTTCGCTCTGCTGCAAAAACAGAATTACAAAGCAAGCTCACGACAGCACCTAACATCAACAATTTTTTCATTGGGTTATCCTTTTAATTTTTATATTTATAAGAAGCCCACTGCAAAAAATAGTTCAAAACTTGATCTCAATTCCATACATCCCGAACAGATCAGGCTAAACTCAAAATAAGCATATGGATTGAAAAGGAGTAACAGATGACCCAAACCGTAGCTGATTTAATGACCCCAGATCCTTTTGCAGTAATTGCTGAAAATACCTTGCAAGATGCGCATAATTTAATGAAAGAAAAAAACGTTCGTCACATCCCAGTAATTGACGAAGCGGGAGTCTTGGTTGGTATGCTCACGCAAAAAATTATGATCGCCAAGGTAATGGGGATAATGGCAACCTACGGCGCAAATGCGCTTGCAAGAAAAGAAAAGCAAACAAAAGTACGAGATATTATGGCGACCGATTTTGCGAGCGTGCGGCCGGGTCAATCATTACAAGATGTGGTGCGCTTTTTTGTCGATAATCGCCATGGCTGTATGCCTGTGGTGGACGAACAAAACAAATTGGTTGGAATACTGACTTCATCAGACTTTGTGCGGCTCGCAGCGGCACTATTGTCTTAAACGTGGTAATAAACCGAGTGTATTCCACGGAATACACTCAGCTAACCACATGATTACGCTTTTTCTTGAAGCGTTCTCGCTACGGTTCTCATGCCTAAGGTCGTTGCACCTGCAGCCCATTGACCACCTGCGCTATTTTGGAAAGAAGCTGCAAGGTCGATATGTACCCAACCTTGACCTTCGTTTGGTACAAAGCGAGATAGGAAGCCTGCAGCATTCGATGCACCACCAAAGCCGCCACCTTTTTGTGCTCGGCTGTTAGCTGTATCCGCATAAGGCGATGGACAGTTATTTTGGTGCCACTTTTCAAGAGGTAACGGCCACGCGGCTTCAAATTCGTCACTCGCGTACTGCTGTACATCGCCGACAAGTGCTTTATCTAAGCCAAATAGTGCATTGTACTCTTGACCTACCGCAACGAGCGCAGCGCCCGTTAACGTAGCAGCATCAATGATAAGCTCAGCGCCTGTTTCACCGGCAGCCATCAACCCATCAGCCAATACTAAACGTCCTTCAGCATCGGTATTCACGATTTCCACTGTGGTGCCATTTTTGTAGGTAAGAATATCACCTAACTTATAGGCATGGCCTGAGATAAGGTTCTCAGCACAACATAGGAACAACTTAACACGACGGTCAAAACCACGCTGAATAGCCAGCGCTAAACCAGCCGTTACGGTTGCCGCCCCGCCCATATCACACTTCATCGTAAGCATGCCTTCGCTTGGCTTAATCGAGTAACCACCTGAGTCAAACGTGATCCCTTTACCCACAAGTGCAGCGCTAACTGGAGCGTCATCATTACCCGTCGGATTGTAGTCAAGCTCAAGTAGTACTGGTGGACGCTCACTGCCGCGCCCGACTTCATGAATACCGATCCATTGCTGCTCTAACAACGCGTCGCCTTTAATGATTTGATAGCTAACATGCTCTGGTGCCAATGACTGAATAAACTCAGCCGCTTTCCCAGCAAGACTTTCAGGGTAAATGTCTTCGGCCGTACCGTTGATCATCTGACGCATCCATGTCGCCGACGCTTTTAGTGCATCAAGCTCTTTTAGATCTGATTGGTCGTTGTCAACAAACACCACACCATCTAATGCTTTTGGTGACACAAATCCTTGATAAAAAGCCCATTGAGATTCAGTACACCACAAGTCACCCTCTAGATGAACTTGCTTAATCCCTTGTTGTGCGATGCTACGAGCCGCTTTCTGAATATTCTTCAGCGTTTCGTCTTGTTGTAAATGGATAAAAGCACCGTCCTTTTCAAACGACAATGCAGCACCAGCAGATAAATACTCTGGTTTAGCGTCTTCACTCAGTCGTACAATAAATTTCTCTGACATTCTCTTTTCACTCTTGTGCTTGTAAGTGTGGTTAAGTGTACACTAGCCACTAAATACACCCAACCTAAAGCGACCAATGAAGTTTTCTAGGCAATTACAACAAGCAACCTTGCTCAAACGATATAAACGCTTTCTTGTCGACTTACGCGCCCCAAGTGGTGACGAATTCACCGTACACTGCGCCAATACTGGTAGAATGACCAATTGTGCAGACCCGGGATTTACAGCCTATTATTCCACCAGCGATAACCCTAAGCGAAAGTACATTCATTCGTTGGAGCTGACGCAAGATAATGATGGTCATTTTATTTGTGTAAATACAGCGGTGGCCAATAAAGTGTCTGTTGAGGCCATTGAGCAAGGAAGAATAACGCAATTGCAAGGCTACAAAACACTTCAAACTGAGGTGAAATATGGGGCTGAAAATAGCCGAATTGATATTTTGTTGAGCAACCTCGAAAATGGACAATCCTCGCAATTCTGCTACGTTGAAGTAAAGTCGGTGACGTTGCTCGAGCAACAGCAAGGTTTTTTCCCTGATGCTGAAACCTTAAGAGGTCAAAAACATCTTAGAGAATTAATCCACATTAAACAGCAAGGTCACCGTGCGGTATTACTGTTTGCCGCGCTCCATACAGGGATTAATTGCGTCAAACCAGCCAGTCATATAGATCAAAGATATGCAGCGTTAGTGAAAGAAGCAATTTCTCATGGGGTAGAAATCATTGCTTACCGAGCGCATATTGACGACA
This genomic interval from Pseudoalteromonas galatheae contains the following:
- a CDS encoding GNAT family N-acetyltransferase; the protein is MIIIRPFQSGEEAALHKLMFDTIRSVNIQHYSDKQVNAWAHSDIAEKGWQDRLRSNQPLVAVLNGKIVGFADIQADGLIDHFFCHAEHQGQGIGKALMLALLEHSKTTNTTRLFSHVSKTAKPFFEHFGFRVIKEQQVSVRGEVLTNYLMEKDMPAC
- a CDS encoding DUF2987 domain-containing protein; the encoded protein is MKKLLMLGAVVSLLCNSVFAAERSVEYGEINQILDLIVNKAQSQYILSKFTVEVKQPDIALEDVKLWLEQDGKIIANGIIDKDGNIDLPILSQSRADKVNLVINQEKDAVAIMVNTDIAPLTKQQVMYRDLFILLEDMDAFVELMAGSLSWFAPSFDELEFTFTEPASIQFVDATGKTHKFVTDDEFKIQIPNKKKWMKLNPSLQFSALPTQFAPID
- a CDS encoding CBS domain-containing protein; the encoded protein is MTQTVADLMTPDPFAVIAENTLQDAHNLMKEKNVRHIPVIDEAGVLVGMLTQKIMIAKVMGIMATYGANALARKEKQTKVRDIMATDFASVRPGQSLQDVVRFFVDNRHGCMPVVDEQNKLVGILTSSDFVRLAAALLS
- the pepB gene encoding aminopeptidase PepB, encoding MSEKFIVRLSEDAKPEYLSAGAALSFEKDGAFIHLQQDETLKNIQKAARSIAQQGIKQVHLEGDLWCTESQWAFYQGFVSPKALDGVVFVDNDQSDLKELDALKASATWMRQMINGTAEDIYPESLAGKAAEFIQSLAPEHVSYQIIKGDALLEQQWIGIHEVGRGSERPPVLLELDYNPTGNDDAPVSAALVGKGITFDSGGYSIKPSEGMLTMKCDMGGAATVTAGLALAIQRGFDRRVKLFLCCAENLISGHAYKLGDILTYKNGTTVEIVNTDAEGRLVLADGLMAAGETGAELIIDAATLTGAALVAVGQEYNALFGLDKALVGDVQQYASDEFEAAWPLPLEKWHQNNCPSPYADTANSRAQKGGGFGGASNAAGFLSRFVPNEGQGWVHIDLAASFQNSAGGQWAAGATTLGMRTVARTLQEKA
- the sfsA gene encoding DNA/RNA nuclease SfsA — encoded protein: MKFSRQLQQATLLKRYKRFLVDLRAPSGDEFTVHCANTGRMTNCADPGFTAYYSTSDNPKRKYIHSLELTQDNDGHFICVNTAVANKVSVEAIEQGRITQLQGYKTLQTEVKYGAENSRIDILLSNLENGQSSQFCYVEVKSVTLLEQQQGFFPDAETLRGQKHLRELIHIKQQGHRAVLLFAALHTGINCVKPASHIDQRYAALVKEAISHGVEIIAYRAHIDDNQVQLIEEIPFDYA